A window of Halococcus agarilyticus contains these coding sequences:
- a CDS encoding DEAD/DEAH box helicase, translating into MNVAETVPAFADAFAFESFNRMQREALPAILEGDENVVASAPTASGKTALAELAICRCLDAGDTALFIAPLRALTNEKESEWERFEDLGYSVYVVTGERDLSPRRAERADILVMTPEKVDSATRKHDSPRYGFITDVACCVIDEVHLLDSERRGSVLEVTISRLRRLSAPRIVALSATMPNVDEVAEWLDAPPESTFDFGEEYRPVELEADVRTYTHGENAFADKYRRLYRALDLAEEHIRDDGQALVFVASRQDTVRAAEKARDELASRDVPIGARGDYDFHTETQVLENQTLRNSALDGVAFHHAGLSKSDKDHVEEWFRQGKIQLLFSTSTLAWGVNLPARCVVIRDTKYHDPLEGEVDMSPLDVLQMLGRAGRPGYDDAGYAHVVCDGSDAEKYRRLLRDGKEIESHLTADLDTHLNAEIAMGTIGDVGDVMDWLETTFAFVRAQSSSNPDAVDDLREAVRETLAELRERGFVATDGLRVSATPLGTLASAYYLRLPTASRFEELAGADPSTDEILATVAASAEFDSVNARQAERDAIDDVLGSRGKDLDSGTRKVLAILDASTTGSTPTELRSDAWVIRQNALRLLAALRAFLDRFGGPREANRASRVAARVENGVSEAAAALTAIDGVGPGRASKLAGEGIETPSDVVAAGTAGLVDAGLSEGVAERVVESARELPRIEIEWGEFPERIARGENDPREVTITNHAGGARAGLRVTVNDVEMTATDSYLGSETVPVPVFGGDPDTLTFAVEVIFPELPLEPVTETRTVWVD; encoded by the coding sequence ATGAACGTCGCCGAGACCGTCCCCGCGTTCGCCGACGCGTTCGCCTTCGAGTCGTTCAACCGGATGCAGCGCGAGGCGCTGCCGGCGATTCTGGAGGGCGACGAGAACGTGGTCGCGAGCGCGCCCACCGCCAGCGGGAAGACCGCACTCGCCGAGCTCGCGATCTGCAGATGTCTCGATGCGGGCGACACCGCCCTCTTCATCGCGCCGCTGCGCGCGCTCACCAACGAGAAGGAGTCGGAGTGGGAGCGCTTCGAGGACCTCGGCTACTCGGTGTACGTCGTCACCGGCGAGCGCGACCTCAGCCCCCGCCGAGCCGAGCGCGCGGACATCCTCGTGATGACGCCCGAGAAGGTCGATTCGGCGACACGGAAGCACGACTCCCCCAGATACGGGTTCATCACCGACGTCGCGTGCTGTGTCATCGACGAGGTCCACCTCCTCGACTCCGAGCGCCGCGGCAGCGTGCTCGAAGTCACGATCTCGCGGCTCCGGCGGCTCTCGGCACCCAGAATCGTCGCACTCTCGGCCACGATGCCGAACGTCGACGAGGTCGCCGAGTGGCTCGACGCTCCTCCCGAATCGACGTTCGACTTCGGCGAGGAGTATCGTCCTGTCGAGCTCGAAGCCGACGTTCGGACCTACACCCACGGCGAGAACGCCTTCGCCGACAAGTACCGCCGGCTGTACCGCGCGCTCGATCTCGCCGAGGAGCACATCCGCGACGACGGCCAGGCGCTCGTCTTCGTCGCCTCCCGCCAGGATACCGTCCGTGCGGCCGAGAAGGCCCGGGACGAACTCGCCTCGCGGGACGTCCCGATCGGCGCGCGCGGCGACTACGATTTTCATACCGAGACCCAAGTTTTGGAGAACCAGACGCTCCGGAACTCGGCGCTCGATGGCGTTGCCTTCCACCACGCCGGCCTCTCGAAATCCGACAAGGATCACGTCGAGGAGTGGTTCCGGCAGGGGAAGATACAACTCCTCTTCTCGACCTCGACGCTCGCGTGGGGCGTCAACCTCCCCGCTCGGTGTGTCGTGATTCGGGATACGAAATACCACGACCCCCTGGAGGGCGAGGTCGACATGAGTCCGCTCGACGTGCTCCAGATGCTCGGACGGGCGGGCCGGCCAGGCTACGACGACGCGGGCTACGCGCACGTGGTCTGTGACGGGAGCGACGCCGAGAAGTATCGTCGTCTGCTCCGCGACGGGAAGGAGATCGAATCGCATCTCACCGCGGACCTCGACACCCACCTCAACGCCGAGATCGCGATGGGCACGATCGGGGACGTCGGCGACGTGATGGACTGGCTCGAAACCACGTTCGCGTTCGTCCGGGCGCAGAGCAGCTCGAACCCCGACGCGGTCGACGACTTGCGCGAGGCGGTCCGCGAGACGCTCGCCGAACTCCGGGAGCGTGGGTTCGTCGCGACCGACGGCCTCCGGGTGTCGGCCACACCGTTGGGAACGCTCGCTTCTGCCTACTACCTCCGGCTCCCGACCGCGAGCCGGTTCGAGGAGCTGGCGGGGGCGGATCCCAGCACCGACGAAATCCTCGCGACCGTCGCCGCCAGTGCGGAGTTCGACAGCGTGAACGCACGCCAGGCCGAGCGCGACGCGATCGACGACGTGCTCGGCTCCCGTGGAAAGGATCTCGACTCGGGAACCCGCAAGGTGCTCGCGATCCTCGACGCCAGCACGACCGGTTCGACCCCCACCGAGCTTCGGAGCGACGCGTGGGTCATCCGGCAGAACGCGCTCCGGCTGCTCGCGGCGCTGCGGGCGTTCCTCGATCGGTTCGGTGGGCCACGCGAGGCGAACCGCGCGAGCCGCGTGGCTGCGCGCGTCGAGAACGGCGTGAGCGAGGCTGCCGCCGCGCTCACCGCGATCGACGGCGTCGGGCCGGGCCGGGCGAGCAAACTCGCCGGGGAGGGCATCGAGACGCCTTCCGACGTGGTCGCCGCCGGCACCGCGGGGCTGGTCGACGCCGGACTGAGCGAGGGCGTCGCCGAACGCGTCGTCGAGAGCGCGCGCGAACTCCCCCGGATCGAGATCGAGTGGGGCGAGTTCCCCGAACGGATCGCGCGTGGCGAGAACGACCCCCGCGAGGTCACGATTACGAACCACGCCGGCGGCGCGCGCGCCGGTCTCCGGGTGACGGTGAACGACGTCGAGATGACCGCGACCGACTCCTATCTCGGCAGCGAGACGGTGCCCGTGCCGGTGTTCGGCGGCGACCCCGATACACTCACCTTCGCTGTCGAGGTGATCTTCCCCGAACTCCCGCTCGAACCGGTCACCGAAACCAGAACTGTGTGGGTCGACTGA
- a CDS encoding alpha/beta fold hydrolase, whose translation MPTAETNGIQTYYEEYGDGPPVVFLHGAWGDHRLWAEQVRSLATDYRIIVYDLRGHGRTGGSELDSYTMRSYVEDLNALVTTLDLDRPAICGRSMGGMVALAYAAAYPDTIGALCTLGAETPEAQTRGEWVERRALPKLIDVLSTVVDRDRLMAVMHRIDEWRYDPRGAGDMEEIERILRSHAEEFPKPSADESTKIRKAVESYPSESIDYSSILVPSLILYGEYEIPLIRRHAKYMENVIPHAEASRIPNAGHVSTVDSPEFVVESLRELLASSLERVSG comes from the coding sequence ATGCCGACTGCCGAGACGAACGGGATCCAAACGTACTACGAAGAATACGGCGACGGTCCGCCGGTTGTATTTCTTCACGGTGCGTGGGGTGACCACCGTCTCTGGGCCGAGCAAGTCCGCTCGCTCGCCACGGACTACCGAATCATCGTGTACGACCTCCGGGGACACGGCCGAACCGGTGGCTCCGAGCTCGATTCCTACACGATGCGATCGTACGTCGAGGATCTCAATGCGCTCGTTACGACCCTCGACCTCGACAGGCCAGCGATCTGTGGGCGGTCAATGGGCGGAATGGTTGCGCTGGCATATGCCGCTGCATATCCGGATACTATCGGTGCTCTCTGTACGTTGGGAGCGGAAACGCCGGAAGCTCAGACGCGCGGTGAGTGGGTCGAGCGACGGGCGCTACCGAAACTCATCGATGTACTGTCGACGGTCGTCGACCGCGACCGGCTCATGGCAGTGATGCACCGGATCGACGAATGGCGATACGACCCGAGAGGCGCTGGCGATATGGAGGAGATCGAGCGCATTCTGCGAAGTCATGCGGAAGAATTTCCAAAACCTTCGGCAGATGAGTCGACGAAAATCCGCAAAGCAGTGGAGTCATACCCTTCGGAGTCTATCGATTACTCGTCGATCCTCGTTCCGTCATTGATTCTCTATGGGGAATACGAGATACCGCTGATTCGCCGTCATGCGAAATACATGGAGAACGTCATTCCCCACGCCGAAGCGAGTCGAATACCGAACGCCGGTCACGTTTCCACCGTCGATAGTCCCGAGTTCGTCGTCGAGTCGCTTCGTGAACTCCTCGCTTCCTCGCTCGAACGCGTATCCGGATAA
- a CDS encoding class I SAM-dependent methyltransferase: MSSGATGDAFDWDAYWTDADEEKREEASPSSHHAADVLPEFVDRFDAPPGVADVGCGAGVTTFTAADRLAETVVGYDTAAPVVERNRDRAEREGVENVRFEQATLPTFDPDREFGIVFSYFTLQYVRDVERTLENLYAAVAPGGALVCNYMNRAARDFCLVAADDPHANVDHPFVFDPDQYTERFGALLDGDSVLSRERIYETLGTWPRSAFTIADRPDVRWAWHHAPLVYVPK, translated from the coding sequence ATGAGTAGCGGAGCCACCGGAGACGCCTTCGACTGGGACGCGTACTGGACCGACGCCGACGAGGAGAAACGCGAGGAAGCGAGCCCGAGCAGCCACCACGCAGCGGACGTGTTGCCCGAGTTCGTCGATCGGTTCGACGCACCGCCAGGCGTCGCGGACGTGGGCTGTGGAGCCGGCGTCACGACCTTCACGGCGGCCGACCGCCTCGCGGAGACGGTCGTCGGCTACGACACAGCCGCCCCGGTCGTCGAGCGGAACCGCGACCGCGCCGAGCGGGAGGGCGTCGAAAACGTCCGTTTCGAGCAAGCGACGCTCCCGACGTTCGACCCCGATCGCGAGTTCGGCATCGTCTTCTCGTACTTTACGCTCCAGTACGTGCGGGACGTGGAGCGGACACTGGAAAACCTCTATGCGGCGGTCGCACCAGGCGGCGCACTCGTGTGCAACTACATGAACCGTGCGGCCCGCGACTTTTGCCTAGTCGCGGCCGACGACCCGCACGCCAACGTGGACCACCCGTTCGTGTTCGATCCCGACCAGTACACCGAGCGGTTCGGCGCGCTGCTGGACGGCGACAGCGTACTCTCACGCGAGCGGATCTACGAGACGCTCGGCACGTGGCCGCGGAGCGCGTTCACGATCGCCGACCGACCGGACGTGCGGTGGGCGTGGCACCACGCCCCGCTGGTGTACGTCCCGAAGTAG
- a CDS encoding tryptophan--tRNA ligase, whose product MADDHRDGDDASSERLGEGERFRRDDRESRQSVADASALRSDGVRASKARCERSEHLDANGEVRAVSEASAGSSELRSDGGTATGADETTLDPWGSSTVADYRNLFEEFGIEAFDDLLPTVPAPHYLMRRGVIFGHRDYDRVLAALDAGEPAAALSGFMPTGDPHIGHKLVFDELVWHQERGADSYGLIADLEAHSARGLDWDEIDEHARDYLLSLVALGFDPDEGELYRQSDNRPLQDLAFELGVETNLSELESIYGFGGETDVSHMQSVVTQMADILYPQLDEPKPTVIPVGPDQDPHVRLARDLAARMRFFGVTAAYASFEADREERHLIAAAYEALSSNAEPGAEDDPDPVRCVEAAEWLAERAEADADDADLDATTRESAIEKLRAAGKEPLRPRTRFLDRNATDEAFEALIEAIDGEKRVYDEHIDSFDLALDAADDLAREVELDHGGYGFLAPSSIYHRFMTGLTGGKMSSSIPASHISLLDDPETGYDKVKSATTGGRETAERQRELGGEADECPVYELYAYLLAADDDEFATEVYEECVGGERLCGGCKEQAAELMAEFLEEHQEKRAEAEEVLDGLDIDLDTERA is encoded by the coding sequence ATGGCCGACGATCACCGCGACGGGGACGACGCCTCGTCCGAGCGCTTGGGCGAGGGCGAGCGCTTCCGGCGCGACGACCGTGAGTCCCGGCAGAGCGTGGCGGACGCATCGGCGCTCCGCTCCGACGGCGTCCGCGCGAGCAAAGCGAGGTGCGAACGGAGTGAGCACCTCGATGCGAACGGCGAGGTACGAGCCGTGAGCGAAGCGAGCGCGGGCTCGTCAGAGCTTCGCTCTGACGGTGGAACCGCCACCGGAGCCGACGAGACGACGCTCGACCCGTGGGGTTCCTCGACGGTCGCGGACTACCGAAACCTGTTCGAGGAGTTCGGGATCGAGGCGTTCGACGACCTCCTTCCCACGGTTCCGGCCCCACACTACCTGATGCGCCGGGGGGTCATCTTCGGCCACCGTGACTACGACCGCGTGCTGGCGGCACTCGACGCGGGTGAGCCTGCCGCCGCACTCTCGGGGTTCATGCCGACCGGCGATCCTCACATCGGTCACAAGCTCGTCTTCGACGAACTGGTCTGGCACCAGGAGCGCGGCGCGGACAGCTATGGACTGATCGCCGATCTCGAAGCCCACAGCGCACGCGGGCTCGACTGGGACGAGATCGACGAGCACGCCCGTGATTACCTCCTCTCGCTCGTCGCGCTCGGGTTCGATCCCGATGAGGGCGAGCTCTACCGCCAGTCAGACAACCGCCCGCTTCAGGACCTCGCCTTCGAGCTCGGCGTCGAGACCAACCTCTCCGAACTGGAAAGCATCTACGGGTTCGGCGGCGAGACCGACGTCTCACATATGCAGTCGGTCGTGACCCAGATGGCGGACATCCTCTACCCCCAACTCGACGAACCGAAACCCACGGTGATCCCGGTCGGGCCGGATCAGGATCCCCACGTTCGCCTCGCACGCGACCTCGCGGCGCGGATGCGCTTCTTCGGCGTGACGGCGGCGTACGCGAGCTTCGAGGCCGATCGCGAGGAACGCCACCTCATCGCCGCGGCCTACGAGGCACTCTCGTCGAACGCCGAACCTGGGGCTGAGGACGACCCCGATCCGGTCCGGTGTGTCGAGGCCGCCGAGTGGCTCGCGGAGCGAGCCGAGGCCGACGCTGACGACGCTGACTTGGATGCCACTACCCGTGAGAGTGCCATCGAGAAGCTCCGCGCCGCCGGCAAGGAGCCGCTCAGGCCACGGACGCGATTCCTCGATCGCAACGCGACCGACGAGGCGTTCGAAGCGCTCATCGAGGCGATCGACGGCGAGAAACGCGTCTACGACGAACACATCGATAGCTTCGATCTCGCACTCGATGCGGCCGACGACCTCGCGCGCGAGGTCGAACTCGACCACGGCGGCTACGGCTTTCTCGCGCCGTCGTCGATCTACCACCGCTTCATGACTGGGCTGACTGGAGGAAAAATGAGTTCGTCGATCCCGGCGAGCCATATCAGCCTGCTCGACGACCCCGAAACGGGCTACGACAAGGTAAAATCCGCGACGACGGGCGGACGCGAGACGGCCGAACGCCAGCGCGAACTCGGTGGCGAGGCCGACGAATGTCCGGTGTACGAGCTCTACGCCTACCTCCTCGCTGCGGACGACGACGAGTTCGCCACAGAGGTCTACGAAGAGTGTGTCGGTGGCGAACGGCTGTGTGGCGGGTGCAAGGAACAGGCCGCCGAACTGATGGCCGAGTTCCTCGAAGAACACCAGGAGAAACGAGCGGAGGCCGAAGAGGTCCTCGACGGTCTCGACATCGACCTCGATACCGAGCGAGCCTGA
- the endA gene encoding tRNA-intron lyase, with protein sequence MEGRLDGDVVMVGGDARQRFYDSSGYGRPTGDGVALAPVEAAHLLFRGDLDAVDGMGFREFLGVEDCVVRFLVYKDFRERGFYLSPAREGWIDVGDSDVASDAIPDSHGGDADAQAGPDLIVYPQGKGPWDDAIAYRIRVVGERESIRASSLGHCVLAVVDEESEITYLDTTRPAVDGSTAYDAPTDVVGDLLADRAVLWDPPDELYGAAFYGQRLAGRGAEDGPLQLSLVETAFLLGEGAIDLGVDLTRVVDRGRRVEGDRFDRRLAVYTALREAGVVPKTGFKFGADFRTYADVESVDDLGHSERLVRALPADHAFAPRELSLDVRLAGGVHKRMTFALTTPTGDVDWLAVERLTP encoded by the coding sequence ATGGAGGGACGGCTCGATGGCGACGTCGTGATGGTCGGGGGCGACGCTCGCCAGCGCTTTTACGATTCCAGTGGGTACGGCCGACCCACGGGCGATGGGGTTGCGCTCGCGCCGGTCGAGGCCGCTCACCTGCTCTTTCGCGGCGATCTCGACGCGGTCGACGGGATGGGGTTTCGTGAGTTCCTCGGCGTCGAAGACTGCGTCGTCCGATTTCTGGTCTACAAGGACTTCCGCGAGCGCGGATTCTACCTCTCGCCCGCGCGCGAGGGCTGGATCGACGTGGGCGACAGCGACGTCGCGTCCGACGCCATCCCTGACAGCCACGGCGGTGACGCCGACGCCCAGGCCGGTCCCGATCTGATCGTCTACCCGCAGGGCAAAGGGCCGTGGGACGACGCGATCGCCTACCGGATCCGGGTCGTCGGCGAGCGCGAGTCGATCCGGGCGTCGAGCCTCGGACACTGCGTCCTCGCGGTCGTCGACGAGGAGAGCGAGATCACCTACCTCGACACCACCCGTCCCGCCGTCGACGGATCGACGGCGTACGACGCACCGACCGACGTTGTGGGTGATCTCCTCGCGGATCGTGCGGTCCTCTGGGACCCGCCCGACGAACTCTACGGGGCGGCCTTTTACGGTCAACGCCTCGCCGGCCGCGGGGCCGAGGACGGTCCGCTCCAGCTCTCCCTCGTCGAGACCGCCTTTCTCCTCGGCGAGGGCGCGATCGATCTCGGCGTCGATCTCACCAGGGTCGTCGACCGGGGTCGACGGGTCGAGGGCGATCGATTCGACCGCCGGCTTGCGGTGTATACGGCGCTCCGCGAGGCCGGCGTCGTCCCGAAGACCGGGTTCAAGTTCGGCGCGGACTTCCGGACCTACGCCGACGTCGAGAGCGTCGACGACCTCGGTCACTCCGAGCGGCTCGTCCGGGCGCTACCCGCCGATCACGCGTTCGCGCCGCGCGAACTCTCGCTCGACGTCCGCCTGGCCGGCGGGGTCCACAAGCGGATGACGTTCGCGCTGACGACCCCGACCGGTGACGTCGACTGGCTCGCCGTCGAGCGGCTCACGCCCTGA
- a CDS encoding ferredoxin--NADP reductase, giving the protein MAPKRLSQAQADEAEIENQHAVVTSTTAMDRERDDEIEAALDADREMLVETLGDEPPGDVTDADAWDDAIERLAATGKDHLAETMASKVEALRERAERSYPSLLRLRFRPEEPFEFVPGQYVRISYEEEAPRVYSIASSPNREVLELCIRRVPDGELTPDLCDRTVEGDDIFVRGPYGDEFMLQDPSERDLVFVATGTGAAPFKSMIDYVFEEGLDEYEGEKRDVWLFLGSSWEDDLPYREAFLDLADEHDNFHPVMTCSREEYMGDWDGETEYVQHTLLKYLDPDCVDTDTLPPDTTEFVGSEPAEDIDARIDPENAEVYVCGIGAMCNSVREVIEPLGVPDLYYEEESYG; this is encoded by the coding sequence ATGGCCCCGAAACGTCTCTCCCAGGCACAGGCGGACGAGGCGGAGATCGAGAACCAGCACGCGGTCGTGACGTCCACGACAGCGATGGATCGCGAGCGCGACGACGAGATCGAGGCGGCGCTCGACGCCGACCGCGAGATGCTCGTCGAGACCCTCGGCGACGAGCCACCGGGCGACGTGACCGACGCCGACGCGTGGGACGACGCCATCGAGCGGCTCGCGGCGACGGGCAAGGATCATCTCGCCGAAACGATGGCGTCGAAGGTCGAGGCGCTCCGTGAGCGGGCCGAGCGATCGTACCCGTCGTTGCTCCGACTCCGCTTCCGGCCCGAGGAGCCGTTCGAGTTCGTGCCGGGCCAGTACGTGCGGATCAGCTACGAGGAGGAGGCACCGCGAGTCTACTCCATTGCGAGTTCGCCGAACCGTGAGGTGCTCGAACTCTGTATCCGACGTGTGCCCGACGGGGAGCTCACGCCCGACCTCTGTGATCGCACCGTCGAGGGCGACGACATCTTCGTTCGCGGCCCCTACGGCGACGAGTTCATGCTCCAGGACCCCTCCGAGCGCGACCTCGTGTTCGTCGCCACCGGGACCGGCGCGGCCCCGTTCAAGAGCATGATCGACTACGTCTTCGAGGAAGGCCTCGACGAGTACGAGGGCGAGAAACGCGACGTCTGGCTGTTCCTCGGCTCGTCGTGGGAGGACGACCTGCCGTACCGCGAGGCGTTTCTCGACCTCGCCGACGAGCACGACAACTTCCATCCGGTGATGACGTGCAGCCGGGAGGAGTACATGGGCGACTGGGACGGCGAGACCGAGTACGTCCAGCACACCCTCCTGAAGTATCTCGATCCCGATTGCGTCGATACCGACACACTGCCGCCCGACACCACGGAGTTCGTCGGCAGCGAGCCTGCCGAAGACATCGACGCGCGGATCGACCCCGAAAACGCCGAGGTGTACGTCTGTGGCATCGGCGCGATGTGCAACAGCGTCCGGGAGGTGATCGAACCGCTCGGCGTCCCCGATCTCTACTACGAAGAGGAGAGCTACGGATGA
- a CDS encoding topoisomerase DNA-binding C4 zinc finger domain-containing protein, which produces MSDGIRVFAGDCTITAEGDRAHEQRGDVVVVVKPDDTVLVHDRDGYQPVAWLTRPETLAYDGTSTEEFSLTAIDGDSRLRVVANDRYGLARYPASAAGAPVGDCPDCAEALVRADGAVTCLDCEARYGLAAGADVLDDRCEACGLPTMRAERGRAFTLCVDRECESLDGAVKAAFDRAWDCPDCGGDLRVIREGGLLAGCDNYPDCETAFSFPTGIVDGECGCGLPKFSTPSGTRCLDATCERAG; this is translated from the coding sequence ATGTCCGACGGCATCCGGGTGTTCGCCGGCGACTGCACGATCACCGCCGAGGGCGACCGTGCCCACGAGCAGCGCGGCGACGTCGTGGTGGTGGTCAAACCCGACGACACGGTGTTGGTCCACGATCGCGACGGCTATCAGCCCGTGGCGTGGCTCACCCGCCCCGAGACGCTCGCGTACGACGGGACGAGTACCGAGGAGTTCTCGCTCACCGCGATCGACGGCGATTCGCGCCTCCGGGTCGTCGCCAACGATCGGTACGGGCTCGCGCGCTACCCCGCCTCCGCTGCCGGCGCGCCGGTCGGGGACTGTCCCGACTGTGCGGAGGCGCTCGTCCGCGCGGACGGCGCGGTGACGTGTCTCGACTGCGAGGCACGGTACGGCCTGGCGGCGGGCGCGGACGTGCTCGACGACCGCTGCGAGGCGTGTGGCCTCCCGACGATGCGCGCCGAGCGCGGGCGCGCGTTCACGCTCTGTGTCGATCGGGAGTGCGAGTCGCTCGACGGCGCAGTGAAAGCGGCGTTCGACCGCGCGTGGGACTGCCCCGACTGTGGCGGCGATCTCCGGGTGATTCGGGAGGGCGGGCTCCTCGCCGGCTGCGACAACTACCCCGACTGCGAGACCGCCTTTTCCTTCCCGACCGGCATCGTCGACGGCGAATGCGGCTGTGGGCTGCCCAAATTTTCGACCCCGAGTGGAACGCGGTGTCTCGACGCGACCTGCGAGCGCGCCGGCTGA
- the pheS gene encoding phenylalanine--tRNA ligase subunit alpha yields the protein MQLPEAQVAVLEAASANDAQSIDHLAEETDLEPATVAGAAFALEEEGLVGVTERTETSATLTDEGREYLENGLPETELFRAVQETGSETDLGSAIDAAGLDGPQVDIALSNYARKGYGSVESGTITADADADPDADPERRVLATLADKESVADESVLDRLASRNLIERHETTYREVWLTDDGITALMEGVETADTVGQITSELLTTGEWEDVEFAEYNVAADAEAAHGGRTHVLRRTAERVKDVLVGMGFEEMAGPHVDADFWIHDCLFMPQDHPARTHWGRFEMDQPTAIDDLPEDLVDRVREAHRDGVGPDSDGYHSPWDVEFARELALRGHTTSLSSRYLSGFEVGELEPPQRFFSVEKVYRNDTLDATHLLEFFQIEGLVMAENLSVRDLMGTFREFYEQFGITDLEFKPTYNPYTEPSFELFGEHPVTGEIVEIGNSGLFRPEMLEPLGVDCDVMAWGLALERLLMLTHGFEDIRDVHGTLVDLDFLRNAEVVY from the coding sequence ATGCAACTCCCCGAAGCCCAGGTCGCGGTGCTCGAAGCCGCGAGCGCGAACGACGCACAGTCGATCGACCATCTCGCCGAGGAAACCGATCTCGAACCGGCCACCGTCGCCGGTGCGGCGTTCGCCCTCGAAGAGGAGGGTCTCGTCGGCGTTACCGAACGTACTGAGACCTCGGCGACGCTCACAGATGAAGGCCGTGAGTATCTCGAAAACGGCCTCCCCGAGACCGAACTCTTCAGAGCCGTTCAGGAGACCGGTAGCGAGACCGACCTCGGGAGCGCGATCGACGCGGCGGGCCTCGACGGCCCGCAGGTCGACATCGCGCTCTCGAACTACGCCCGAAAGGGATATGGCTCGGTCGAAAGCGGAACGATCACCGCCGACGCGGACGCCGATCCCGACGCCGACCCCGAGCGCCGCGTGCTCGCGACGCTCGCCGACAAGGAATCAGTCGCGGACGAGTCGGTGCTCGATCGGCTCGCGAGTCGAAACCTGATCGAGCGCCACGAGACCACCTATCGGGAAGTCTGGCTCACCGACGACGGGATCACCGCGCTGATGGAGGGCGTCGAGACCGCCGATACGGTGGGCCAGATCACCTCCGAACTCCTCACCACCGGCGAGTGGGAGGATGTCGAGTTCGCCGAGTACAACGTCGCAGCCGACGCCGAGGCGGCTCACGGCGGCCGGACCCACGTCCTCCGGCGGACCGCCGAACGCGTGAAGGACGTGCTCGTCGGCATGGGGTTCGAGGAGATGGCCGGCCCGCACGTCGACGCCGACTTCTGGATCCACGACTGTCTGTTCATGCCGCAGGATCACCCCGCCAGAACCCACTGGGGCCGCTTCGAGATGGACCAGCCGACCGCGATCGACGACCTCCCCGAGGATCTCGTCGATCGCGTCCGCGAGGCCCATCGAGACGGCGTCGGTCCCGACAGTGACGGGTATCACTCGCCGTGGGACGTCGAGTTCGCGCGCGAACTCGCGCTCCGTGGTCACACCACGTCGTTGTCGTCACGGTATCTCTCGGGCTTCGAAGTCGGCGAGCTAGAGCCGCCACAGCGCTTCTTCAGCGTGGAGAAGGTGTACCGCAACGACACTCTCGACGCGACCCATCTCCTCGAGTTCTTCCAGATCGAGGGCCTGGTGATGGCCGAGAACCTCTCGGTGCGCGACCTGATGGGCACGTTCAGGGAGTTCTACGAGCAGTTCGGGATCACCGATCTGGAGTTCAAGCCGACGTACAACCCCTACACCGAGCCGAGCTTCGAACTGTTCGGCGAGCATCCCGTGACGGGTGAGATCGTCGAAATCGGCAACTCCGGACTCTTTCGCCCGGAGATGCTCGAACCGCTCGGGGTCGACTGCGACGTGATGGCGTGGGGGCTCGCGCTCGAACGCCTCCTGATGCTCACCCACGGGTTCGAGGACATTCGAGATGTCCACGGCACGCTGGTCGATCTCGACTTCCTCCGGAACGCGGAGGTGGTGTACTGA
- a CDS encoding HAD family hydrolase → MSADRSSVDEAVLFDMDGVIVDSERYWAEIEEERIFPAAGVPDLQAAEITGMNYREVYDYLDDEYGVTVDREEFLGIYEAAAREVYTERAALMDGFRDLCGTLRDRGTRLAIVSSSPPEWIDLVCDRFELTGFDATVSAEDIDGPGKPEPDVYRHAANELALDPTDCVAVEDSTHGVASATAVGMTCIGYRGANAKELDLAAADSVVDGPQELRAALLAR, encoded by the coding sequence ATGAGTGCTGACAGGTCGAGTGTCGACGAAGCCGTACTGTTCGACATGGACGGCGTGATCGTCGACTCCGAGCGCTACTGGGCCGAGATCGAGGAGGAGCGCATCTTCCCCGCGGCGGGCGTCCCCGACCTCCAGGCCGCGGAGATCACCGGAATGAACTACCGCGAGGTCTACGACTACCTCGACGACGAGTACGGCGTGACCGTCGACCGCGAGGAGTTCCTCGGGATCTACGAGGCGGCCGCCCGCGAGGTCTACACCGAGCGCGCCGCGCTCATGGACGGCTTTCGCGATCTCTGTGGCACGCTCCGGGATCGAGGGACGCGCCTCGCGATCGTCTCCTCCTCGCCGCCCGAGTGGATCGACCTGGTGTGCGATCGGTTCGAACTGACGGGCTTCGACGCGACCGTCTCGGCCGAAGACATCGACGGGCCTGGCAAGCCCGAACCCGACGTCTACCGCCATGCGGCCAACGAACTCGCGCTCGATCCCACCGACTGCGTCGCGGTCGAGGATTCGACCCACGGCGTGGCGTCGGCCACGGCGGTCGGGATGACCTGCATTGGCTACCGCGGTGCGAACGCGAAGGAACTCGACCTCGCGGCGGCGGATAGCGTCGTCGACGGGCCCCAGGAACTCCGGGCGGCACTGCTCGCGCGGTAA